ATGTCTTCGGAGCCTGGACCTTCTCAGGAAGCGCTTAGTGACAGACCAGTGAAGCGAACATTTTTTTGAGCACCTGGATTCTCTAACGGCCGTGCAGACAAGTGGCTTCACCTCTCTGACCCTAAACACTCCTTTTCTGCAGATGACAgaaacaaggctcagagaggtgaagcaactCACCTAAGGCCACCCAGTAAATAAAGAGCAGGGCTGAAATTCAGAAGCGGGACCGCGGGAACCCATCTGGTTGCCAAACCCTACGCCGCCCCCATATCCCGCCGCTGTTAGGGCTTGGCCCTAGTGGGCGAAACTCCCCGGGGTGGAAAGCCAGGAAGCTTATGGCCCGGTTTATTCCTTTGCTTCTTTCCCTGGCTTTCCATCCTGGTCTCTGGCTGGCAGACCGTTTCTGATGGAACAGGGCAGTTCTGCAGGGGACCGACCAGCAGGGGGCGCCAGCACCCGCGTAAAGACCCAGTGGTCCCAGAGGGTCTGATTTTCTCAGAATGGAGGTCCTggtcccctcccccacagagAGCCACGGCCACCCAACCGGCCCGTCTTGGCCACAGCCTGCTGGCCACATGTCCTTGGGCAGAGAGCTCCATCTCCTTGGCAGCAGTTTTcccggggggcagggggcggaAAGCCCCTTCCCCGGGGCCGTTGacacagtgaaataaaataacagcAGGGGTAAGGTTCCCAGGCTCCTAACCCTTGCTTGAATTTGCATTCTTTATCAGGAGATGTTTAATGGTTCTTGCAGGACTATCATTTCAGATTCTGCCCAAACCACATGAGTCTTTTATTTTGACTcagctgtctctctccttttcctccagtCTTTAATGTTTTCACCAAGTCTTCCCTGTTTGTACTTCAGTAGGCTCTCCGACAACGTTCTGGCGGGCGCCCTGGGGCTGATTATAAACTACCCGAGCCGGTTTGATTCAAGAGGCAGCGGCAAGGGGGCTCCTTGCATGTGGGGAGCTCTTGAGGGCTGAGTGTCAATTCAGGAACACGGTGTCTTTGCACATCTATCTCCTCCGTCTTCCTACCTGAAAAACCAGCCTTTCATGGAACACGCACTGACTGCCCATGTGTGTTGTGCATGGACAGACGGACACCTAAGACCCAGTCACATCACCGGAGGCCCCTTCCATGGGGACAGAGATACTAACAGACCTTTTGGAGCAATTTCTGTGCCTGTCTGTAGATCTGTGTGGGGAAAGGGCTTCTCTTCAGGTTCCCATGATCTTCTTGGGTCTCATCCACTCTACAGACTGGTCTCCAAGCCCAAAGTCAGACAAGCGAGGGCAGGACCAGGACTGCCCAGGTGTGGCTAAGCCCCTCTCTGCCTCAGCAGGCAGGGACCCCCAAAAGTGGTCCTTTGCACTGGCTCCAAGATGTCTGCTAAATGCAGGTCACTACGGCCGAaggtgtgtgtctctctcttgaTGTGACACACGGGGGCAGCTGCTGAGTGAACCTGGCCTGTGGCCCGAGGCTTGGTGACCCTGGGTCCTAGTCCATTTGGTGACCAACATTTCTCAGGGCCTCGCAGTCATGGCTGGATCCCCGAGGTTGGGAGGCGATTCTGTCCACGGCGTGTCCTCCTGATTCTTTTCCTCCTCACCATTAAATCACATACAACAGGCTATGAGAAAAAATGCTTGACTTTTTTCATGTggtctttccttcttcctgcttcACCTGATGCATAAGAATTTTGTGGTAAAACTACAGCTTTACAAGAATATGCAACAGAAAGATTTAGGGAACTCAGTGATCCAAAACCAGCTAAAtgagctgggtttttttttcttcttctctctctctctcttctttttttcttctaatgtaAAGCAGTTccaagaaaagtgaagtcacggCCCAGGGTGCTTATTTTCAGTTCTTAGAAAAGAGCCAATTTCAAAAGGGAAGCTTTGCAGCCGGAGCACACAGCCTGCCCTTGTCTGGTGAGGGGAGCTTGCTGATAAACCAACTTTGATTTGgcatcagaaaactaaaacccCCGCCTGAGATGCATcttcatctggtgatgtcaaggAGGAAACGCGAGGCGAAACAGTGAGAGTTCTTAATATTCCGGCAGACCGCAAGAGCTCAGCTAACAGCTAAGACGCCGGGAGGGCCCAGGGCCAGCTCCGAGCTCCCTGGGAGCCATCGGCGTCTGCGGGGACTTGTCGGAGAGACACAGGCACCCTCGTCTCCCCACCTCCCACGCTCCTGAGGTAGTTCACTGCCAGGCGGCCCTATCGGCCCAATCAGAGATTTTTCATTCAGGCGTTTGTTACCAGGAATTAGGTGAGGATGGAGCGGGCAGGATATGGTTCTCGGCAGCCTGGGTTGGTCTTGGAGCAGAAGAGCCGGCTTCAGATAGAAGAGCCTGACCTCAGCAGGGCGGACTTCAATTTAAGGGCTTAGGGAGGCTACCGTACAATCAGCTCCAGGGTTACTATCGGGAAATCCAGGCTAATTGTGGAATAAACGGTTGGCCCAAGAATCCTATGACAGAGATGGCGTGGACAACATCAGAATGCAATGTCAGTGTAATCAAAAGTAAATGGTCAACTCTCTCTCCCAGCCAGGgggagcctaaggagacatgCTGACTCTGTCATAGGGTGTCCTGGATGGGCTCCAAGAACAGGAAGAGGACACTGGAAAAAAacactaaggaaatctgaataaagggTAGAATGTGGTTAATAACATCTCAGTGTTGGTTCACTAATTGTAATTAATGTGTCATATTCGtgttaagatgttaataataggggaaactggGTACAGGTAAATGGGAACTCTTTGTACattctttgcaatttttctgtggacctaaaactattctaaaatacatatatatatatatatatatacatacatatatatatttttaagaggcAACTGAAGGATGTAAGTATGAACTTATTACCAGCAATAATCATTTGAGGCCTACCAAGTGCCAGGCACATGTAAAAGTGATTTACACACTTCCTCACTTATTCCTCACACCAGTGCTGTGAGCTCAGTATAAtctgcattttatagatgaggaatccAAAGCACAGAGTAGGTGGGACAGATGAAGGGCTCATATTCAGGTCTACAGGGCTGCAGAGGTCCCAATGAGGCTCAGCAACAGTGACCAAACTCTGAACATACACTGACTCGAAACAAACTTCAGACAGGCAGCGAAACCCAGACCGGCAGGAAAAACAATATGCGTTTTCCGATTTCCCCACCTTTAAAAGAAGATGCTAGAGTTAAAAAATATAGCAtacccagggacttccctcggggtccagtggttaagaatctgccttccaatgcaggggacgtgggttcgacccgtgttggggaactaagattccacacgctgtggggcagctaagcccacgcgcaacaactaaagagcctgcaCACTGCGACCAGAGAAAGTCCTCAGCCCGCAACGAAGAGCccgcacagccaaatacatatgtgtgtgtgtgagtacatatatatttatgcatatgcatatatatatgtatatttatgtaaatatgtgtgtgtatggggcttcccaggtggctcagtgataaagaatctgcttgccaatgcaggagccctgggtttgatccctggctcgggaagatctcctggagaaggaaatggcaacccactctagtattcttgcctggaaaatcccatggacagaggaacctggcaggctgcagttcatggggtcgcaaaagagttggacacgactgagcgccacacacacacacacacacacacacacatatgtatgtgtgtgagtgtggatATATAGCACATCCAAAACACAGACACCACCACACGCTGGTGAGGCTGTAGAGCAGGAGCTCCGCACACGGCTGAGGGGAAAGCAAAATGCTGTAGCTGCTTGGGAAAACAGTGCTACAGACTGAATATGTTGTCCCCTCCAAAGGACCATAGGCTGAATGTGCGCCCTCACCCTGCCCCAAATTCATAAGTTGAAACCCAGCCCCAGTGTGATGGTttatggggcctttgggaagtgaaCGGGATGGGATCAGTGCCCTTATAGGAGGCCCCTGGGAGAACCTCAACCTCTGCCATCACATGAGGGCATGGGGAGAAGGCCTTGAATCTGCGAGCACCTTGACCttggcctccagaactggaaaaagtaaatttctgatgtttttaagcgccccccaccacccccaccccgcagcCTATGGGGCTTTGTTATAGCAGACTGagacagtctggcagtttcttacaagGCTAAGACATAGGCTGACCATATAGACACTAACTGGCTCCCAGGCATTTACCGTGGTGTGTTGAAAACGTATGTCCATACAAAACCTGTGCATGAATGTTTACAACAGCCCTATTAATAACTGCCAAAAACTGGAGTCAAACAGATGTCCAACAAtaagtgaatggataagcaaaccATGGTACATCCATCCAATGGGGGATTAGTCAGAgtagaaagaaatgaactatcgAGTTACAAAAGTACAcggaggaaccttaaatgcatattgctaactTGAAAGAAGCCAGTCGGAAAAGGCTACAGACTGTGCAATTCCAACTATCCGACGTTCTGGGAAAGGCCAACTATGAACTATGGAGACAACAGgaaaatcagtggttgccaggggttacaGGGCAGGGAAGGATGAACAGTTGGAGCACAGAGGTCTTTCAGGGTCCTCTGTGCTATAACGGTAGATATGTTATGCATACTGTATGTCACAAAGACTGACTCTTGATGTCATTGATGTACTtgagttaataatactgtatcaatGCTGCCTCATCGATTTTAACAAAGGTATCACCAATGTAAGATGTTACTAACAGGGGAAAACTGAGGGCATGTAAAGTAACTCACTGTAagttctgctctttttttttccctagaaatcTAAGatgcctaaaaaataaaatctattaaaaagaatacagcatAGGAAACAATTTATTGGTGGTAGAAATCAACTCCAGCAAAAGTTTACAGCAATGGGGAACAAAACCTGACCCCCTCCCTCCCTTGGCATTTACAATCTAAGGAAAAGTGAAGGCTGGGTAAGAAGCAGAGAGCAGCCACCCAACATTCAATACAATCACAACCAAACTCCATTCCCTACAGAAAACACCGTGAAGACTCTTATCTAACCAGCAGGCTGCCCCTCTCAGGGTCTCATCAAAAGTTATGAAGGAGGAGTTTAGTTCATGCCTGCAAGTCATTCTTCATCTTGATTTTCGTTTCAACAAGAAGTTCTGAGGGTGTTTCAACATCcccaagggaaggaagaagggcagGCATCCACGTCCAGCTCTGCGGAGAAGGGACCTCACGTTTAGGGCTGAGTGGCATCTGAGGCAGAAAGAGGGCTGTGTCTGTGAGAGGCCCCAGAGCCTGCAGTCAGAAAATGCCGTTTGACTTGCAAGCTGGATATGGAAGCTGTGGATTGAGGAGACACGGGGCCGTGAGGTCATTCCTTTTTTACGCAGCCTCTTTTCCTGCCCATAACCATGCTTTTCATCTCCACGGGCCGTGACTGAGGTTCAAATTCGGCCTCGTAAAACAGGGCCGCGGTGGTAATGGAAAAAGCATCATCACTTGTAAAACTTGGAAAATGCAGCATGAGGTTTCTGTGTGCTTCAGGGAGAGAGAATTAACACagagagagcaaaaaaaaaaaaaaagagagagagagaacaaaacaTCTGCTTTTCATCAGCAAACAGTCAAAGCGAAGGGCAGCAAGGGCTGAGTTCACTGGAGTGTCCCAGCATTTAGTGGTCCTGCATCTGGACCGCTCAGAGCAAAGCTTTCTGATAAACCTTTGAGAAATATATACTGAGTGATGTCTATGAAATCCACATGGTAAGAATGCAAGTTGCTCCAGAActtcagttgtttttttaatcGCGGTTCCAACATCATCTAAGGAATATATATGCCTGTGTAAATCTTCCACTTCCAGCTCCCACAAGCTTTCGTGGAGGGGATTATCTGAAAGATCTGTCATCTTCACAGCCTGCAGGCAGGGCTCGGGGCTGCAGGCCTGAATCACTCCCATCACCATTACATACTTTCCTGGAAGAAGAAAAGCTGGGTGGTAAAAGTCCACACTGATagagaaaatacaaacaaaacagagacaggAGTCCTTGAGAGGGTTTAACTTTATCAGGGAGGCAAACTGgagaccccccaccccacaaaaaAATGCAGACAGTAAATACCAAAATGCCAAGGTGATTAAAATACTTATATATCGATAGTAAATTCCACATTTAACCTGGAGAATGACATCCGTATCTTCTTTGGCTTCTGGTTTTCAAATGTTAATCAGAGCACACTGCATAAAGCTATCCTGCCTAAGAAATGGAAGAGATGCTCATACCAGAGGATGAGTTGTAATTCGATAATCTGCTCTAAGGCAGGGCCAGAAAACCctgagcttttcccttctccctgtTTTTGCTCAATTGACGAGCCTGCGACTGGTCTCCATGCACAAGACTGGTCCTCTTTCTGCACAGACAACTCCTGAcagaggatggctggatggcatcaccgactcaatggacacgagtttgagcaaactccgggagatggtgaaggacagggaagcctggcgtgatgccgtccatggggtcgggagGAAACTGAACAACTCTGACAGCCCCAAAGCAAAAATCTAATTCCCCTTCATGTTGCCACAAGAACTGGGCAGTGAAACCACGTACCTCGGATTGGGACTACAAACCCATGGCCTTCCAACTGAGATCACAGACCTGGTTTAGGGACCCAATGAagttcaggttcttgatgtcttattgcagaaagaattcagtgagagacaaagtgataggtaagaagtggattgatacagagagaaacacactccacagacaagagtgtgggccattgcagagggcaaGTGCCTCAAAATGTGGCAtggttagcttttatgggctgggtaacttcataggctaatgagtgggaggattattccaactatttttggGAAGGGGCGGGGATTTCCAGGGGTTGGGCCACGGCCTACTTTTTGTTCTTTGATGGTCaaccttggaactgtcatggcgcctctgggtgtgtcatttcacttgctgattgaggatcaaggtctagttgaagttgacttgtctgccatcttggacccatctgattctaattggtttatgttgtgtcctcgGGCTGTCTCATTTTTTCAGAAGTTGTGCCttgccccttccctcctgtttcagcaGGGGCGGCACCCCCCAAAACACCCTATCGGTCCAGCTGCCTGGGACCAATCTCTACCGCCTCCTGCCATCAGCTGGGCACACGTAAGCAAGTCATGGAGAGGGCAGGCTGCCATTCAATGATCTCATGACATATTAACCGCAACGCTCTTCCCATTCCCTTGGGGAAGTGGCTCTCCTTGAAAGCAAAACTTGGCCAGTCTTAACCACACAAAACTtaattgtgttaaaaaaaaaaaaaaaaaaacccaaacacagCAGGAAAAGCAGACATGCGGCCAGCCTCCACCGCATGCCCCTACAAGGCCGCTTTAATCATACTGCTTCCAACATCAGGGCTGGGTTTGCATCCAGGCCCCGGGGCTCTGACGGAAAGAAGCCAGGAGAGCTGATACCTTACCCTCTGGGCATCAGCCCCTGGTACTACATACTGAGGTTTCCCTGAACCCATCTCTACTTTCAACCTGAGCAAGTGACTCTGGGCTCCTCAGTGATGGAGGCTCATTATAAAAATACACTTGACATACCCCTCTAAATAGGCCTGAAATACTCGGGGAGATGGAACTCTAGGAAAATGACTTAAGACccaggaaaagaagaacaaacccaCAGAGATCCCAATAGGAGAGGTAATCCACACACGGGAAATCTGCACACAACGAGGCATACAACACAAATAGAAGGTTGTGTTATAACACAACCCAAAGGACTGAGTTGTTCTTGCCTTTCATGATCAGCCAACCCGGTTACTTAGTCTGGTTCCTTCTACCCACAGCCTCTCCCCGGATGAGTCTCTCTCCActgtctctccttccccactgtgccCCGTCTCTTCCCCACTCACTCCCTTCCATCTGGCCTTCATCTCATGACCTCACAGGCCTGGATCAGTTGTCCCTCTTCAGCGCCCACGGCACCTTGCACTCAAGCTCAAGCCTATGACACATCACTTTGTGTTTTAATGGCTTGGTTACTCTTCAGGCTCCCTGTCTGAAAGTAGTTACCAACTTGTCAATCAAACCTTGGTATTAATTagcaagaggaaatggcaaggcCCAGGCATGCAGGCATTCAGGCCAGTGGGTAAGTCAGATGGGTTTGTCAATGTGCAATGACCACTGAGGtacctgtgctgtgctcagtcactcaatcttgtccaactctttgcaactccatggaccacagccctccaggctcctctgtccttgggatgtcccaggccagaatgctggagtgggttgccatgccctcctccaggggatcttcccaacccagggatcaaactctggactcctgcattgcagacagatttcttctttactgtctgagccaccagggaagcccacgcagGTACCGACTGGTACCAACCTTATGCCAATGCTGGAGCCACCCATGGGAGACAGCCCTAGCTTGCCTTCAAAGAGCATTGTTTAGGGACCAAGACACCAAACAGCTCAGGCTACATGCTACACCAAGGGCCggaaaacattttctgtaaagggttggatactaaatattttaggctttgaaggTCACaaggtctctgttgcaactattcaAGTCTGTAGCTATAATGAGAAAACATCCCCAGACAATACCTAAATGATTGTGTTCCGTGAAGACTTTATTTATGGACCTGgatatttgaatttcatatactTTTCACGTGTCATCTTTCACACGAAATCTTTCGTTTTTTCTCAACCATTTGAAAACGGAAAAATCACTTAGCTCATAAGCCAAGCAAAAAGAGGTGGCACCCTGAGGTTTGTAGACCATGTCTAGATAA
This genomic interval from Bos mutus isolate GX-2022 chromosome 25, NWIPB_WYAK_1.1, whole genome shotgun sequence contains the following:
- the RMI2 gene encoding recQ-mediated genome instability protein 2, with the protein product MAAPTESLSVSGPTAVRLPRSPPIKVLAEQLRRDAEGGPGSWRLSRAAVGREPLELRAVWMQGTVVEAGCGEARLRDPSGSFSVRGLERVPRGRPCLVPGKYVMVMGVIQACSPEPCLQAVKMTDLSDNPLHESLWELEVEDLHRHIYSLDDVGTAIKKTTEVLEQLAFLPCGFHRHHSVYISQRFIRKLCSERSRCRTTKCWDTPVNSALAALRFDCLLMKSRCFVLSLSFFFFLLSLC